From Halorubrum salinarum, one genomic window encodes:
- a CDS encoding DUF7342 family protein: MDLTDIPDDVYGGEESPPELDELKSPDTLLRDGPIRERLLDVVVGLRTPTKVSTIAKRADCGTETARDYLEWFDEMGMVHRHTGRPVRYERNDSYFQWRRIDQIREEYSEQEIVDALDDTITQIEDYRAQFDVTHPDKVSIVDATREQNLSTEAAWEALSEWETLEQRAALLDAARRNNSVAGSKPGPVDA, encoded by the coding sequence ATGGACCTCACAGACATCCCCGACGATGTATACGGCGGCGAGGAATCACCCCCTGAGCTCGACGAACTGAAATCACCCGACACACTGCTCAGGGACGGACCAATCCGAGAACGACTTCTCGACGTTGTCGTCGGACTTCGTACGCCGACGAAGGTTTCGACGATCGCCAAACGTGCTGATTGCGGTACCGAAACGGCACGGGACTACTTAGAGTGGTTCGACGAGATGGGCATGGTTCACCGGCACACCGGTCGCCCGGTCCGCTATGAGCGCAACGACTCGTACTTCCAGTGGCGGCGCATCGACCAGATCCGAGAGGAATACTCTGAGCAAGAGATCGTTGACGCACTCGACGATACGATCACCCAGATCGAGGACTACAGAGCGCAATTCGATGTAACGCACCCGGACAAAGTGTCAATCGTCGACGCGACTCGGGAGCAGAATCTATCCACTGAGGCAGCCTGGGAAGCGCTTTCTGAGTGGGAGACGCTTGAACAACGAGCCGCACTCCTCGACGCAGCACGTCGAAACAATTCAGTCGCTGGGAGCAAGCCTGGACCAGTCGATGCCTGA